The Fibrobacter sp. genome window below encodes:
- a CDS encoding helicase SNF2, which yields MSTQTVFNPGSLVYARGREWVVLPQSDKDTLYLRTLSGTDSDITRIYCPLEREPVKPASFLPPDPNRPGTSTAVRLLQNALMLKLRAGAGPFRSFGNIAIEPRAYQLVPL from the coding sequence ATGAGTACTCAAACGGTTTTTAATCCTGGATCGCTTGTTTACGCCAGAGGGCGTGAATGGGTAGTTTTGCCTCAATCTGATAAAGATACCCTCTATTTACGCACCTTGTCCGGCACTGATTCCGACATCACCAGGATTTACTGCCCGCTTGAACGTGAACCGGTTAAACCGGCATCATTTCTGCCGCCTGATCCAAACCGCCCGGGTACCAGTACCGCAGTCCGCCTCCTGCAGAATGCACTTATGCTGAAACTTCGCGCAGGTGCCGGTCCGTTTCGCTCATTTGGAAATATTGCCATCGAACCACGCGCGTATCAGCTTGTTCCATTAC